A region of the Pseudomonas asiatica genome:
AAAATACATGGGATGGAAAATGAGAATTTCAAAAATAGTAGGCGCCTGACTAGGGTGAGGGCAATGCCTTCACACCTTGAATCAGGAGCGTCACGCGTGATTATTTCCTACAACGTTCAACAGGCGGCGGTGATCGGCGCCGGCACCATGGGCCGCGGCATCGTCATCAGCCTGGCCCGTGCGGGCCTTGCGGTGCTGTGGCTGGACAACGACTCCAGCGCTACCGAAGCCGGCCTGGCGATGATCGCGCAAACCTGGGCACAGCAGGTGGCCAAGGGCCGTATCGATCAGGCCGAGGCTGACACCTGCCTGGCGCGGGTGCGCCAGGTAACGGCTTATGATGACCTCGCCGAAGCCGACCTGGTGATCGAAGCGGTGTACGAGAACCTGGCGCTCAAGCAGGCCATCTTCCGTACCCTGGACAGCACGCTCAAGGCCGACGCCATCCTTGCCAGCAACACCTCGGCACTGGACATCGACGCCATCGCGGCAGTCACCCGCCGGCCCGAACAGGTGCTCGGGCTGCACTTCTTCAGCCCGGCCCATGTGATGAGGCTATTGGAAGTGGTGCGCGGGGAGCGCACTTCGCCTGCGGTGCTCGAGGCTGCCCAGGCCCTTGGGCAGCGCATGGGCAAGGAAGTGGTGGTGGCCGGCAACTGTCCAGGCTTCATCGGCAACCGCATGCTCGCCAGCTATGTGGCCGAGGCGCGCAAGCTGCTGCTCGAAGGCGCCACGCCGCGGCAGGTGGATGAGACGTTGCAAAGGTTCGGCATGGCCATGGGCCCGTTTCGCATGTACGACGTGATCGGCATCGACCTGGAGTGGCGGGCCCGTCAGCTGGCTGGGAAAGGCATGGATGCGCCGTTGGCCCAGGTCGACAATAGCCTGTGTGCGCTGGGGCGCTTCGGGCAGAAGGCGGGCCAGGGTTACTACCGTTATGCCCCTGGCAGCCGTGATGCGGTGCACGACCCCGAAGTCGATGCACTGGTGCTCAAGGTCGCCCATGACCTGGGCGTGCGTCGGCGCCAGATCGACGACGAGGAAATCCGTGAGCGCTGCCTGCTGGCGCTGGTCAACGAAGGGGCAAAGATACTTGAGGAATCGGTGGCCAGCTGCAGCGCTGACATCGACCGTGTCTACCTGCATGGCTACGGCTTCCCGCACGAGGTTGGCGGGCCGATGCGCTGGGCTGACCAGCAGGGGCTGGGCTTGCTGCTGGCACGCCTGGAACGCTTGGAGGGACTGTTCGGCGAGCACTGGCGCCAGGCCGGATTGCTGAGGAGCCTGGTGGCTGAGGGTAAACAGTTGGCCGACGTTCGCGAGGGCCGCGCATGAACTACCGAGCCCCCCAGCGTGACATGCACTTCGTGCTGCATGAACTGTTCGATGTGACGGCGCACTGTGCCCGCCTGGGCAATGAGCTGGACCGCGAAACCATCGATGGCATTCTTGAGCAGGGTGCACGCTTTGCCAGCGAAGTGGTTGCGCCGCTCAACCGCCAGGGCGATGAGCAGGGCTGCCGCCTGGAGCAAGGCAACGTGCGCACTCCGGATGGCTTTCGCCAGGCTTACCGGCAGTATGTGGAGCAGGGCTGGGGTGGCATGACCGGCCCGCTGGAACATGACGGCCAGGGCCTGCCGCAAATGGTTTCGGCCTGCTTTCACGAAATGCTGATGGGCGCGTCGCTGTCGTTCCGGATCTATTCCGGGCTGACCGAGGGCGCCGTGCTGGCCTTGCACCGGCATGGCAGCGCAGCGATCAAGCGCGATTACCTGGGCAAGCTGGTCAGCGGCGAATGGGCCGGCACCATGTGCCTGACCGAGCCGCAGGCCGGCACCGACCTGGCGCTGCTGCGTACCCGTGCCGAGCCGCAGGGCGATGGCAGCTACCGCATCAGCGGTAGCAAGATCTTCATCAGCGGCGGCGATCAGGATCTCACCGACAACATCGTCCACCTGGTGCTGGCGCGGCTGCCGGATGCGCCGGTCGGTGTGCGTGGCATCAGCCTGTTCCTGGTGCCCAAGTTCGAATGCACAGAAAACGGAGGGCTGGGCCCGCGCAATGCGGTCGAATGCGGCGCGCTTGAGCACAAGATGGGCATCAAGGGCGCGGCGACCTGCGTGATGAATTTCGATGGCGCCCGTGGCTGGCTGGTGGGAGAGGCCAACCAGGGCCTGGCGTGCATGTTCACCATGATGAACGATGCGCGCTTCCAGGTCGGCCTGCAGGGGCTGGGCATCGCCGAGGCGGCCTTCCAGGGTGGCCTGGGCTATGCCCGCGAACGCTTGCAGTCGCGCAGTCTGGCAGGGCCGGTGGCGCCCGAGCGCAGTGCCGACCCGATCATCTGCCACCCTGACGTGCGGCGCATGCTGCTGACTCAGAAAACCCTCAGCGAAGGTTGCCGCATGCTGGCGGCCTTTGCCGCCCAAGCGCTGGACCTTGAGCACGGTGCTTTGCAGCCTGAAGTGCAGGCGGCCGCAGGGCGCCGGGCGGCGTTGCTGATCCCCATCGTCAAGGCCTTCCTCACCGATGTCGGCCAGGAGACTGCCAGCCTGGGCGTGCAGCTGTACGGCGGGCATGGCTACATCCGCGAATGGGGCATGGAGCAACTGATGCGCGACAGCCGCATCACCCAGCTGTACGAGGGCACCAACGGCATTCAGGCGTTGGACCTGATTCGCCGCAAGCTGCTTGGCGATGGTGGCGAGCAGTTGCGCCTGCTGATCGATGAGTTGCTTGAAGGGGCACGCAACTGCCGCGCAGACGCGCTGGCCGGGATGGCCCAGGCGGTTGCCCAGCGCCTGCAGGAATGGCGCAACCTGAGCGCCGAGGTGCTCGACGCCTGCCGCTGCGACCCGCAGGAAATCGGCGCGGTGTCGGTGGATTTTCTCGCCTATTCGGGCTACGTGCTGCTGGCCGCACTGTGGCTTCGGGCGGCCGAAACCGCCAGCGCGGCATTGACCGCCGGCAGCCAGGACAGCGCCTTCTACCAGGCCAAGTTGCAGGCTGCAGCCTTTTACTGGCGGCGGGTGTTGCCGCGCGCGAGTGCCCACTGCGAGGCCTTGCGCGGCGGCGCACAGTGCCTGATGAGCCTGGATGATTCGCACTTCGCCTTTTGACCTGGCCCTGCTGTTCACCCACAAGAACAAGAGGAACATGAGTATGCAGCCTTTCAGTTTTGCCACCACCCCCCACCTGCTTTGCGAACCCGGCGCGGCCGGGCGCCTGGCGCAGCTGTGCCAGCAACGCGGCGTGCGCCGCGTGCTGATCGTGACCGACCCGGGTATCGTCAGTCTGGGTATGCTCGATGACTTGCTCCCAGGGTTCACCCAGGCCCACTTGAGCGTGGCGATCTTCAGCGAGGTCAGCGCCGACCCCAGCCATGCCTGCGTGCTGTCGGCCGCCGCTCGGGCGCGGCATATCGGCGCCGAGCTGATCGTCGGCTTCGGTGGCGGCAGCTCCATGGATGTCGCCAAGCTGGTGGCGCTGCTGGCGCACCCGGCCTGTGACCAGACCCTGGAGGCGGTGTACGGCATCGACCGGGCCAAAGGCCAGCGCCTGCCGTTGATCCAGGTGCCGACCACCGCTGGGACGGGGTCAGAGGTCACTCCCGTCGCCGTGATCACCACTGGCGAGGCGGCCAAGATGGCGGTGATTTCACCCCTGTTGCTGCCCGACCTGGCCTTGCTCGACGCAGAGCGCACTCTGGGCCTGCCCCCGGCGATCACCGCCGCCACGGGGATCGATGCCATGGTCCATGCCATTGAGGCCACCACCAGCCAGTTCAAGTGCAACCCGCTGTCCAGCCTGTTGGCCCGTGAGGCGCTGGCGCTGCTGGCCGGCAACCTCGACCAGGCGGTGCACAACGGTGGCAACCTGATGGCGCGCCAGGCCATGCTGCTGGGCGCCTGTCTGGCCGGGCAGGCGTTTGCCAATGCGCCGGTCGCGGCGGTGCATGCGCTGGCCTACCCATTGGGGGCGCGTTACCACGTGCCGCACGGGCTGGCCAATGCGCTGGTGCTGCCCCACGTGATGCGCTTCAACCGTCGCGAAGCGTTCGCCGACTATGCCGCGCTGGCCCCGGCCCTGCTGGGCGATCGGCTGGTGCCTGGCGACCCCCATGAGCTCTGTAACCAGTTCATCGATGAGCTGGAGCAGCTGGCGCCACGCTGCGGCCTGCCCAGCCGGCTGCGAGATGTCGGGGTACCGCGGCACAGCCTGCCATTGCTGGCCGAGGATGCCCTGCAACAGCAACGGTTGCTGGTCAACAACCCGCGCAAGGTCACCCTTGACGACGCATTGGCCCTCTATCAGGCGGCGTTTTGAACATGGCCAGGGAACGCCCGCTGCGCGGCGCCTACCGCCACTTTCAGCCGATCACCACGCGCTGGCATGACAACGACCTGTACGGGCATGTGAACAACGTCGTTTATTACGGGTTTTTCGACAGTGCCGTGAATACCTGGTTGATCGAGCAGGCCGGCCTCGATATTCACAACGACCCGGTGGTGGCCTACGTGGCCGGGTCTGCCTGCGACTATTTCGCCGCCGTCGCCTTCCCGCAACGCATCGAGGTGGGCATTGCCGTCGAACGTTTGGGCAACAGTTCGGTGCACTACGCCCTGGCCGTGTTCGTCGAGGGCGAACCCGAGGCCTGCGCCGCCGGCCGTTTCACCCATGTGTTCGTCGATCGCCGCAACAACCGCCCGGCCAGTATTCCCGCCCAATTGCGCAGTGCCTACGAAAGCCTGCTGCCGGTGTAATTGCCCAAGGAGAGCCGTTTCATGCAAGACGCAGTCATCGTATCCACCGCGCGCACGCCCATCGCCAAGGCTTGGCGCGGCGCGTTCAACGACCTCACCACCCCCAGCATGAGCGCTATTGCCATCCGCGCCGCCGTCGAGCGCGCCGGCGTGGAGCCGGGCGAAGTCGAGGACCTGGTGCTGGGCACCGCCATGCAAAGCGGGACCGCCGCCATCAACCCGGCGCGCTTGTCGGCCCTGGCGGCCGGCTTGCCGCAGTCGGTGGCCGGGCAGACCATCGACCGCCAATGCGCTTCAGGGCTGATGGCAATTGCCATCGGCGCTCAGCAGATCCGCGGCGAGGGCATGCACGTGGTGGTCGGAGCCGGGCAGGAGCAGATCAGCCTGGTGCAGCAGGCACACATGCAGGCCGCCAATGCTGCCCAGGACGACACGGTGCGGCGCCTGTGCGAGCACGCCTATATGCCAATGCTGCACACAGCCGAGCACGTCGCCAAACGCTATGGTATCGCCCGTCACGCCCAGGACCGTTACGCCTTGCTGTCGCAGCAGCGAACAGCGGCAGCGCAGGAGGCCGGGCTGTTCGCAGATGAAATCGTGGCAGTCACGGCGCAGCGCAAGGTCGTCGACAAGGCCACTGGCGTCCAGTCCCACGAGCGCGTGCACCTGAGCCAGGACGAAGGTAACCGCCCGCACACCCGACTGGCGGACCTCGAGGCACTGCAACCGGTGATCGAGGGCGGCTGCGTGACGGCTGGCAATGCCAGCCAGTTGTCCGATGGTGCCAGCGCCTGTGTGCTGATGAGCGGTGCCCGGGCGGCACGCGCAGGCTGCCAGCCGCTGGGACTGTACCGGGGCATGGCGGTGGTCGGCCTGGCGCCGGAAGAAATGGGCATTGGCCCGGTGCTGGCGATACCGCGCCTGTTGGCGCGCCACGCGTTGCGGGTCGAGGACATCGGCTTGTGGGAGATCAACGAGGCATTCGCCTGCCAGGTGCTCTACTGCGCAGAACACCTGGGCATCGACCCGGCTCGGCTCAACGTCAACGGTGGCGCCATCGCTATCGGCCACCCCTATGGCATGAGCGGTGCGCGCATGGTCGGGCATGCCTTGCTCGAAGGCCGCCGGCGCAAGGTTCGCTACGTGGTGGTGAGCATGTGCGTGGGCGGGGGCATGGGCGCGGCTGGCTTGTTCGAAGTGCTCTGAAGCACTGCCATCGAGCCATAACGAACCGGCATGGCATTGATCCGAAGACGCTATTTGTGAGCGTAATCAAACCTCCCTGATACTGCTCGTCACCGACACCGCCGGCCTGGGCGGCCGGCGCGTCCGCGCTGAACCCATCATTTCCCTCTCTAATAAAACAACAAGAGGTTAAGAGTGAGCGCAACCCTTCTATCCTGCCGGCGCCAGGCGCCGCTGGCGGCCCTGTGCTGCCTGCTCGCCACTCCGGTGGCGGGCGTTCAATTCGACGTTGGCTCGCTGCAAGGGCGTTTCGACTCGGCGCTGTCATTGAGTACCGCCGTCAGCACTGCCAACCCCGATAAACAGCAGTTGCAGGCTGCCAATGGCAATGACGGGCGGCGCAACTACCGGTCGGGCGACATATTTTCGGCGATCTTCAAAGGCACCCATGACCTGGAGCTGCGCGGCGATAACGTGGGTGTATTCCTGCGTGGCACCTACTGGTACGACACCGCGCAACGCGACCACAGCCAGCGGGCCGTCGACATCGACGATCGCAACCGCCAGGTGTCGGCGAAAACCGCGGGGACGGAGCTGCTCGATGCGTTCGTCTATGGCCTTTACGACATTGGCGGTGAGCCCGGTTCGCTGCGGGTGGGCAAACAGGTGGTCAACTGGGGGGAAAGCCTGTTCATCCAGGGCGGGCTGAACGTGATCAACCCCTTCAGCCAGGCTGCGCTGCGCCGGCCAGGGTCGGAAGTGAAAGACGCCCTGGCGCCGGTCAACCTGCTGTATGTCACGCAGAACCTCAACCAGGCGCTGTCTTTCGATGCCTTGTACCAGCTGGACTGGGAGCAAACTCGGCTGGAGAACTGCGCAACGTTCTTTTCCGGCAACGACTTCATGCCCGAAGGCTGCCAGGGACTGGATGTCGGCGGGCAGATGGTGACCAATCCAGCCGTGTCGTCGGCCCTGGCCCCGTTTGGTGTGACGCTGACGGAGGAGGGTGTGCGCGTGCCTCGGGGCGCCGACCAGAATGCACGCAACGGTGGCCAATGGGGTTTTTCGCTGCACTGGTACGTTGAGCCACTGGATACCGAGTTCGGCCTGTTCGCAGCCAATTACCACAGCCGTTCGCCTTACCTGGGCACGGTCAGCAGCCGCTATTACGCCAATACGGGCTTTGCCCGTGAACTGTGCGGCAATGTCGGTGTGGCGCAGGCCAATTGCGGGGCCTTTCTGACTTCCAGCAACGGGCAGACCCTGGCTGGCGCGCTACGTATGGGCACCTCGCAGTACCGGGCGCAATACCCCGAGGACATCCGCCTGTACGGCCTGACCTTCGCCACCACCTTGCGCAACGGTGCCGCCGTGCAGGGTGAACTGAGCTACCGGCCGAACATGCCGGTGCAGCTCAACGGCAACGATGTGCTGCAGTCATTGCTCAATGCCCCGGGCCGCAGCCCGCTCAACGCCGACGGCCTGCGCCCTGCGACAGACAACACCCCCTTCGACGGTTACCGGCGCAAGGAGGTGACCCAGGCCCAGGTGTCGGCCGTGCAGGCGTTCAACCAAGTCATGGGCAGCAACCAGCTACTGCTGATGGGCGAGGTGGGCGCCACCTATGTAGGCGGGCTGGAGGGGCGTTTCGGGCCGCGCTATGGCCGCTCTGGTGCCTATGGCAACGGCGAGCTGGCCGACAACAGCCTGTGCCTGGCGATCTCGAAAAGCCCGGTCGACTGCAACGGCGAGGGCTTTGTCACACCCTTTTCCTGGGGCTACCGCCTGCGCGCGACCTGGAGCTACCCCAACCTGATCCAAGGCCTGGACATTCGCCCAGGCCTGGCCTGGGCCCATGACGTCAAGGGTTACTCGCCAGCGGACAGCTCGGCCTTCAACGAAGGCTCTCGCTCGATCAGCCTGGGCGTGGACGTCAGCCTGGCCAGCCAATACTGGGCCAGCCTGGCCTATACCGATTACCTCGACGGCGATTATGGCACCCGTGGCGACCGCGATTATGTGGCGTTCAGCGTGGGCGCCAACTTCTAAGGCAACCAAGGAGCAAGACCATGTCCAAGCGCAGCATGCACCCTTCATCCGCCAACCTGACTGGTATCGCCCTGGTGCTGGCCGGTGCCTTGGCCCCAACCCTGGCGGTCGGTGCACCGACCGGGCAGGGTGTGATGCAGGGGTTCCCACCGGCGCCGGAGTTGCGGGTCACCCAGGCCAATGCCTTTCAGCCACCGTACTTGCGCTGGTCGATGCGCCACGCCCGTGAGGTGTCGCCCACCCGTGGTATCGGTCGGGCAGCCACACCGCTGAGCTTGACCGAAGGCCGCGCGGTGGCGCTAGACCAACTGGCCTTCAGCGCCGGTGACCAGCCTTTGACCTTGGCCGGCTACCTGGAGCAAACCAGCACTGACGGGCTGATCGTGCTGCACCAGGGCAAGGTGGTGTACGAGCGTTATCTGGACGGCTTCCAACCTCGCCAGCCCCATATCTGGGCGTCGATGACCAAGTCGGTCACCGGCCTGATCGCTGCCCAGCTGATTGCCGAAGGTGCGCTGGACCCGCAGCGTACGTTGGCGCATTACGTGCCGGAACTGCGCGGAACGCCGTTTGGCGAGGCGACGGTGCAGGCCAACCTGGACATGCAGGTGGCGGTGCAGTACCCCGCGCAGATGCCGCCGGACCTCGGCCTGTTTGCCGCTACTGGCCTGATACCTCGGGGCGAAGGAATGCCGGGGGACATCTACAGCTTCCTGCGGCAGGTGCAGCAGGCGCCGAACCTCGGCCAAGCACCATTCTTCTACCAGAACGGCTCGCCGGAAGCGCTGGCCTGGGCGTTGCGGCGTGTCACCGGGCTGAATTGGGCGCAGTTGGTCGAACAGCGGTTGTGGTCACGCTTCGCCGAGGACGATGCCTATGTGCAGGTCGACCCGCTCGGTACCGAAATGGCCAGTGGCGGCATCAGCTGTAATTTGCGCGACACCGCCCGCTTCGCCGAACTGGTGCGCCGCGAACTGGCCCGTGATGCCAAGGGCGACAGCTTCAACCAGGCTGTGCACAGCACGTTCCAGCCTGCGGACCCAGCAGTTTTCGCCCAGGGCAGCCTTGGCCCCGGCCGTCCTGGCTACAGCTACCGCAATTACTGGTACCAGAAAAACGACGGTGACGGTTCGTTCGAGGCCAGCGGGCGCTTCGGGCAGAAAATCTACATAAATCCCCGCCGCGAACTGGTCATCGTAAAGCTCTCAGCCACCGCCGACCAAGCCCGTCGCGCCACGCGTGCTGACGGCGAAGCAAACGCCCCCGCGCGCGTTGTGGACTCGCCGGCTACGTTCAATCGCATGGTGGATGCGGTGTTGGCGGCACTGCCGGGTTAATGTGCAAAAGCGCAACTAGAGGCGGGTTTGATCATCCTCTTTTGGCCAATAGCTGCCCTCAGCGTATGGCTGCCATGGGGCGGAAGCAGTCGTTCGCGAGTGACCGCTTTCGACCCAAAACGGACATCTGTAATCGGGGCCGCTTCGCGGCCCATCGCCGGCAAGCGCGGCTCCCACAAGTACAGCGCATGCCTGAAGGCTGGTGATATTCCTGTGAGAGCCGGCTTGCCGGCGATGAGGCCTGCACTGACTACAGAGCTTTGGTACCTAGGTAGCTGCTTGTGCTCAGCAGTAAGTTTCGAACTAGTCACTGCGCCAAAGGCAGTTACTCACTGCCATTGCAGCCAGTGCCGCAAAGGTCACGGGGCTGCATTCGCATCCTACGGAAGCGTCCCGCGTAGCGACCTGCGAGTACTACGTGGCGCCGATAGCATCAGGACGTATGCGTCTTCACCGACAGTAATGCGCGAATTTTGTCTGGCGTGCGGTTCGACTTTATTCTGGTCACGTTCTCAAGGTGAATATGCCGGCTGGATATCCATAGCGCTAGGAACGCTTGATACCCCCTTCGAGCCGAAGCAGCAGAGACATGTGCACGTCGACTCCGCTGCGCCTTGGTACACACAGGCCAGCATTCGGATCCAGCTCGGTTGACCGACACAGGTTAATACCCGCCATCAACAGGAGCAGCCGATTTGCAACGGACGCCAAGAGCATAAGTGCGCTTGCAGTTGACCTCGTCGTCCATTGCCGTAAAATCGCGCGCCCGAAATTCCGCAGGCATGGCCAGAGG
Encoded here:
- a CDS encoding 3-hydroxyacyl-CoA dehydrogenase — its product is MPSHLESGASRVIISYNVQQAAVIGAGTMGRGIVISLARAGLAVLWLDNDSSATEAGLAMIAQTWAQQVAKGRIDQAEADTCLARVRQVTAYDDLAEADLVIEAVYENLALKQAIFRTLDSTLKADAILASNTSALDIDAIAAVTRRPEQVLGLHFFSPAHVMRLLEVVRGERTSPAVLEAAQALGQRMGKEVVVAGNCPGFIGNRMLASYVAEARKLLLEGATPRQVDETLQRFGMAMGPFRMYDVIGIDLEWRARQLAGKGMDAPLAQVDNSLCALGRFGQKAGQGYYRYAPGSRDAVHDPEVDALVLKVAHDLGVRRRQIDDEEIRERCLLALVNEGAKILEESVASCSADIDRVYLHGYGFPHEVGGPMRWADQQGLGLLLARLERLEGLFGEHWRQAGLLRSLVAEGKQLADVREGRA
- a CDS encoding acyl-CoA dehydrogenase C-terminal domain-containing protein, whose product is MNYRAPQRDMHFVLHELFDVTAHCARLGNELDRETIDGILEQGARFASEVVAPLNRQGDEQGCRLEQGNVRTPDGFRQAYRQYVEQGWGGMTGPLEHDGQGLPQMVSACFHEMLMGASLSFRIYSGLTEGAVLALHRHGSAAIKRDYLGKLVSGEWAGTMCLTEPQAGTDLALLRTRAEPQGDGSYRISGSKIFISGGDQDLTDNIVHLVLARLPDAPVGVRGISLFLVPKFECTENGGLGPRNAVECGALEHKMGIKGAATCVMNFDGARGWLVGEANQGLACMFTMMNDARFQVGLQGLGIAEAAFQGGLGYARERLQSRSLAGPVAPERSADPIICHPDVRRMLLTQKTLSEGCRMLAAFAAQALDLEHGALQPEVQAAAGRRAALLIPIVKAFLTDVGQETASLGVQLYGGHGYIREWGMEQLMRDSRITQLYEGTNGIQALDLIRRKLLGDGGEQLRLLIDELLEGARNCRADALAGMAQAVAQRLQEWRNLSAEVLDACRCDPQEIGAVSVDFLAYSGYVLLAALWLRAAETASAALTAGSQDSAFYQAKLQAAAFYWRRVLPRASAHCEALRGGAQCLMSLDDSHFAF
- a CDS encoding iron-containing alcohol dehydrogenase translates to MQPFSFATTPHLLCEPGAAGRLAQLCQQRGVRRVLIVTDPGIVSLGMLDDLLPGFTQAHLSVAIFSEVSADPSHACVLSAAARARHIGAELIVGFGGGSSMDVAKLVALLAHPACDQTLEAVYGIDRAKGQRLPLIQVPTTAGTGSEVTPVAVITTGEAAKMAVISPLLLPDLALLDAERTLGLPPAITAATGIDAMVHAIEATTSQFKCNPLSSLLAREALALLAGNLDQAVHNGGNLMARQAMLLGACLAGQAFANAPVAAVHALAYPLGARYHVPHGLANALVLPHVMRFNRREAFADYAALAPALLGDRLVPGDPHELCNQFIDELEQLAPRCGLPSRLRDVGVPRHSLPLLAEDALQQQRLLVNNPRKVTLDDALALYQAAF
- a CDS encoding acyl-CoA thioesterase encodes the protein MARERPLRGAYRHFQPITTRWHDNDLYGHVNNVVYYGFFDSAVNTWLIEQAGLDIHNDPVVAYVAGSACDYFAAVAFPQRIEVGIAVERLGNSSVHYALAVFVEGEPEACAAGRFTHVFVDRRNNRPASIPAQLRSAYESLLPV
- a CDS encoding acetyl-CoA C-acyltransferase, giving the protein MQDAVIVSTARTPIAKAWRGAFNDLTTPSMSAIAIRAAVERAGVEPGEVEDLVLGTAMQSGTAAINPARLSALAAGLPQSVAGQTIDRQCASGLMAIAIGAQQIRGEGMHVVVGAGQEQISLVQQAHMQAANAAQDDTVRRLCEHAYMPMLHTAEHVAKRYGIARHAQDRYALLSQQRTAAAQEAGLFADEIVAVTAQRKVVDKATGVQSHERVHLSQDEGNRPHTRLADLEALQPVIEGGCVTAGNASQLSDGASACVLMSGARAARAGCQPLGLYRGMAVVGLAPEEMGIGPVLAIPRLLARHALRVEDIGLWEINEAFACQVLYCAEHLGIDPARLNVNGGAIAIGHPYGMSGARMVGHALLEGRRRKVRYVVVSMCVGGGMGAAGLFEVL
- a CDS encoding DUF1302 domain-containing protein; its protein translation is MSATLLSCRRQAPLAALCCLLATPVAGVQFDVGSLQGRFDSALSLSTAVSTANPDKQQLQAANGNDGRRNYRSGDIFSAIFKGTHDLELRGDNVGVFLRGTYWYDTAQRDHSQRAVDIDDRNRQVSAKTAGTELLDAFVYGLYDIGGEPGSLRVGKQVVNWGESLFIQGGLNVINPFSQAALRRPGSEVKDALAPVNLLYVTQNLNQALSFDALYQLDWEQTRLENCATFFSGNDFMPEGCQGLDVGGQMVTNPAVSSALAPFGVTLTEEGVRVPRGADQNARNGGQWGFSLHWYVEPLDTEFGLFAANYHSRSPYLGTVSSRYYANTGFARELCGNVGVAQANCGAFLTSSNGQTLAGALRMGTSQYRAQYPEDIRLYGLTFATTLRNGAAVQGELSYRPNMPVQLNGNDVLQSLLNAPGRSPLNADGLRPATDNTPFDGYRRKEVTQAQVSAVQAFNQVMGSNQLLLMGEVGATYVGGLEGRFGPRYGRSGAYGNGELADNSLCLAISKSPVDCNGEGFVTPFSWGYRLRATWSYPNLIQGLDIRPGLAWAHDVKGYSPADSSAFNEGSRSISLGVDVSLASQYWASLAYTDYLDGDYGTRGDRDYVAFSVGANF
- a CDS encoding serine hydrolase domain-containing protein; translated protein: MSKRSMHPSSANLTGIALVLAGALAPTLAVGAPTGQGVMQGFPPAPELRVTQANAFQPPYLRWSMRHAREVSPTRGIGRAATPLSLTEGRAVALDQLAFSAGDQPLTLAGYLEQTSTDGLIVLHQGKVVYERYLDGFQPRQPHIWASMTKSVTGLIAAQLIAEGALDPQRTLAHYVPELRGTPFGEATVQANLDMQVAVQYPAQMPPDLGLFAATGLIPRGEGMPGDIYSFLRQVQQAPNLGQAPFFYQNGSPEALAWALRRVTGLNWAQLVEQRLWSRFAEDDAYVQVDPLGTEMASGGISCNLRDTARFAELVRRELARDAKGDSFNQAVHSTFQPADPAVFAQGSLGPGRPGYSYRNYWYQKNDGDGSFEASGRFGQKIYINPRRELVIVKLSATADQARRATRADGEANAPARVVDSPATFNRMVDAVLAALPG
- a CDS encoding GFA family protein, whose translation is MRPALTTELWYLGSCLCSAVSFELVTAPKAVTHCHCSQCRKGHGAAFASYGSVPRSDLRVLRGADSIRTYASSPTVMREFCLACGSTLFWSRSQGEYAGWISIALGTLDTPFEPKQQRHVHVDSAAPWYTQASIRIQLG